GCTTGGGCTACTTCATTGCTTCGACACCGCCGACGATGTCGAGCAATTCCTTGGTGATTTGTTCCTGGCGCGCCTTGTTGTAGACGAGCGTCAGCGTCTCGATCATCTCGTCCGCCGCTTCGGTGGCGTTGCGCATCGCCACCATGCGCGCCGAGAGTTCGCTCGCTTCTGACTCGAGGATCGCCTCGTAGATCGTCATCTCGATGTAGCGCGGCAGCAGTTCGCCGAAGACTTCCTGCGGACCGGGCTCGTAGATGTAATCGACGTCCTCCACTGTACGATCCGCAATGTCCTGCGGCTCGATCGGCAGGATCTGCTTCACCGTCGGGATCTGCACGGCGGTGTTTACGAAGCGCGGGTAGAGCAGGAAGACGCGGTCGACCTTCTCGGACTCATATTCTTCCAGCACGACGCGCGTCACGGGCAGCGTATCGATGAGGTTCGGGTATTCGGGCATGCTGAAGTCCGCGACGAGCGGCTGGCGCGCGCGGACGATGAAGTCGCGGCCCTTGGCGCCGACGGCGACGAACTCGACCGGCGCCTCCTGCTCGAGCCCGAACGATGCGGCGCGGCGGTTCATGTTCGAAGGCAGGCCGCCGGCGAGGCCGCGGTTCGTGTTCAGGAAGAGCACGAGCACGTTGCGCGCGGGCCGCACCGTCAGGAACGGGTGGCGCGTCTCGTCGTCGCCCTGCTGCTTTGCCAGGTCGCCCAGGATCTCGAGCATCTTGTCGGCGTAGGGACGTGCCTGCAGGGCGCGAGTCTGCGACCGGCGCATCTTGGAGCCGGCGACGAGTTCCATGGCCTTCGTCACCTTCGCGATGGAGGTAACGGAGCGGACGCGCCTGCGGATCTGCCTGACGGATGCCATACGTTCTCTCGTTCGCGGTTACACCCGCGTTCATCCTCGTGGCGCGGGCTTTCGCCCGCGACTTCGGACGCAGCTAAAGCTACGTCCCTACGATCCGGTCTCGGCGGCCCGGCTTCCGACCTCCGACCTCCGACCTCCTACCCCGATCTCCCACCTCCCCTAATACGGCACGCTGCTCTTGAACTCTGTGAGCGCCGATTTCAATTCGTTCTCGATCTCTTCGTTCAGCGTCAGTTGATCGCTGATCTTGGCAATGGTCTGCGGCTTGTTGCTCTCCATGTACTTGTGGAACGCCGCCTCAAACGCCTGCACCTTTTCGACGGGCACGTCATCGAGGAAGCCGTTGTTGAGCGCCCAGAACATCGTCACCTGCTGGGCCATCGAAAGCGGCTGGTACTGCGGCTGCTTCAGGATCTCCTGCGCGCGCTGTCCGCGTTCGAGCTGGCGGCGCGTCGCGGAGTCGAGGTCGCTGGTGCCGAACTGCGCGAACGCCTGCAGTTCGCGGTACTGCGCCATGTTGATGCGCAACTGCCCCGCGACCTGCTTCATCGCCTTGCGCTGCGCCGCCGTGCCCACGCGCGACACCGAGATGCCGGCGTTGATGGCGGGCCGGATACCGGCGTTGAACAGGTCGTTCTCCAGGAAGATCTGGCCATCGGTGATCGAGATGACGTTCGTCGGGATGTACGCCGAGACGTCGTTCGCCTGCGTCTCGATGATTGGCAGCGCCGTGATCGAGCCGCCGCCGAGTTCGTCGCTGAGCTTTGCGGCGCGTTCGAGCAGACGGCTGTGCAGGTAGAACACGTCGCCGGGGTACGCCTCTCGGCCGGGCGGGCGGCGCAAGAGCAGCGACACCTGGCGGTACGCCCATGCGTGCTTCGAGAGGTCGTCGTAGACGATGAGGACGTCCTTGCCCTGCTCCATCCACTCTTCGGCGATGGCGCAGCCGGCGTACGGCGCCAGGTACTGCAAGGCCGCCGACTCCGCCGCCGTCGCTGAGACCATGACGGTGTGCGCGAGGGCGTCGAGCTTCTCCAGCGTGGCCATCGTCTGCGCCATCTTCTGCGCCTTCTGGCCGATGCCGACGTAGATGCAGAGAAGGTCGCCGCCCTTCTGGTTGATGATGGCATCGATGGCAAGCGCCGTCTTGCCCGTGGAGCGGTCGCCGATGATCAGCTCGCGCTGTCCGCGGCCGATCGGGATCATGCCGTCGATGGCCTTGATGCCAGTCTGCACCGGCGTGTCGACGGACTTGCGCGTCGTGACGTCCGGGGCGATGCGCTCGACGGCGCGTGTCTTCGTCGTCGCGATCGGGCCCTTGCCGTCGATCGGCTCGCCGAGCGCGTTCACCACGCGGCCCAACATCGCATCGCCGACCGGCACTTCGACGATGCGGCCGGTCGCACGCACCTCGTCGCCTTCTTTGATCTCGTCGTACGAGCCGAGCACCATGATGCCGACGCTGTCCTCCTCGAGGTTCAGCGCGAGGCCCATGACGCCGTTCGCGAATTCCACCAGCTCGCTCGAAGCGACGTTCGACAGTCCGTGCACCCGCGCGATGCCATCGCCGGCTTCGACGACGGTGCCCACGTTCACCGAAGCGACCTCGGTGCCGAACTGCTGAATCTGCTGCTTGATGATGCTTGCGATCTCTTCCGAGCGAATCGCCATGGGTCTACCTCCGGTAGTTGTCAGTTTTCAGTTGTGAGTCGTAAGTCATGGGTAGGTTGGCGCGTGCTTCCGCCATTGGAATCGACGCCCCCAATCGTCCTGATCAAGGCTGAAAGCATCCGTTTCACCTCGTCAGTCTGAGCGTTGAGTGCCGCGTGCGACTCCGAGTCTAGATACGTCAGGTCACGCGCGAGCTGCAGTTGGTAGTCCGCCTCCAAGGCGGAACCCATCGCTATGTGCAGGAAGCGCACCAGGTCCGCGTTGGAACCGCGACCACAGCCTTCCGCTATGTTCGACGGAACGGAACTCGCGCTTCGCCTCAACTGCGCAGTCAGTCCGTATCGTTCGGCGGCCGGGAATCGGGACGTCGCCTCATAGATGGAGAGTGCCAACTTGTGACTCTTCTCCCAGACTTTGAGTTGCCGAAAATCTTGCATCCCGCGCCTACTTACAACTTACTACTTACTACTTACAACTTCTCACTACTTACAACTTACGACTTAACACTCGCGCCAAGCTGGCGCTTAAGCGCCAACAGCTTCGTCCGCGTGCTGCCATCGATGAGCTGATCGCCGATGCGGGCGATCAGGCCGCCGATGATCCGTTCGTCCACGACCGGCGTGACGTTGACCTGCTTGCCGGTGACGGACGACAGGCGCGCGGCAATGGCATTCCGCTCGTCATCGCTGAGCGGCACCGCGGTCGTGACGACGGCGTGCGCGATGCCGCGCGCATCATCGACCTTCTCCTGGAAGACGATTTGGATGTCGCGCGCAATGTGCAGCTTGCCTTTGTCCTCCAGGATCCGCACGAGGTTCATCGCCAGCGGGCTGATCTCCCGTTCGAGGCCGGCGCTCAGCAGGCGCATCTTGTCCCCGCGCGGGACGCGATTGCTGGCGAGCAGCCCGCCGACGTCCGCCTCGCCGACGAAGTCCGCGATCGTCTGGAGGTCGCCGCTCCACTGGACCCACGATTCGTTCTCCGTTGCGATCTCGAAGATCGCATCCGCGTACCTGCGCGAGGAGGGGCTGCGAGCTGGCACCTAGTTCTTCTCCCGGAAGCTGGACTGCGCGAGTGTCTCGTCGATCAGGCGGCGGTGCTGGTTGCGGTCGAGCGACTCGTTGATCACTTTCTCGGCGGCGGCGATCGTAAGGTCGGCGAACTCCTTGCGCAGCTCGGCGATGGCCTGATCGCGCTCGAGCTGGATCTCGTTACGGGCGCGGCCGAGCATGGCGTCGGCATCGGTCTGGGCGATCGTGCGTGCCTCCGCCTGTATGCGCGCGGCGATCTCCTGAGCCTGCGCGACGAGCGCCTGTCCTTCGCGGCGCGACGCGTCGAGCTGGTCCTGGATCTGACGGCCCGACTCGGCGGCCTGCGCTTTCGCCTGGTCGGCGGCCGAAAGACTTTCGGCGATGCGCGCGCGGCGGTCGTCGAGCATCTTCGTCACGGGTCCCCACGCGACGAGGCGCAGAATGACGAGCAGGATCGTGAAGTTCACGAGCTGCGCGATCAGGACCGGTAAGTTGATGCCGAGATCGGCGATTCCAAGGATGATCATGATGACACTCCAGACGGAGTGGTGATCCGCGTTGGGCGGACCGCCTGTGAACCGTCCCTAGAACACGAAGCCGATCATGACCGCCACGACCAGGGCGTAAATCGCGATCGCTTCGGCGAATGCGATACCCAGGATCATGTTGGTCTGGATGACGGGCTGCGCCTCGGGGTTGCGCCCGAGCGCTTCCATCGCCTTGCCGGTGAGCATGCCGATCGCGATCGCAGGCCCGATGGCGCCGACGCCGATGGCTAAACCCGCACCCATGTACCTGAGTCCTACGTCGGTGAACTCCAGCAGCGGCAAAAATCCGATGTCCATGTCTGACTCCCTCTTCCTTCGTCGCCCGCACTCGCGGACGGCTTCCTGATCGTGTGAACCCGCCGTGGCGGGAGGCTCCCTGTTAGTGCGTGACGGGCACCGGCCCTTCGAGCGGCCGATCCGGATCGTCGTGACCGCCCAGTTCGTCGTGCCCTTCGTGCGACGAAACCGCGAGAGAGGCGAACAAGAGCGTCAACATAGCGAATACGAATGCCTGGATCACTCCGACGAACGTCTCCAGCCCGTAGAACGGCAAGGCGACGAGGAACGGCGCCAGGAACGTCATCACGAGCAGCAGGATCTCGCCGGCAAGCATGTTCCCGAAGAGACGGAACGTGAAGCTAATGAGCCGCGCGACCTCCGCCACCAACTCCAGGAGCCCGACGATGAAGTTGATCGGACTGGAGAAGTTCAAGAACTTTGCGCCGTACTTGAAGAATCCGAGAGCGGTGATGCCCCAGAACTCGACGAAGATCATCGCCATGATCGCGATCGAAAGCGGCGAGTTGATGTCGGTGTTCATGCTGCGGAAGTAGGGGATGAGGACGCCGAGTTCCTTGCCATCCGCCTCGATCATCTGGATCGCCTCGTCGAGCGAGGTGACGCTCTCCGGGACGACTTTGTCCTTGTGCAGCGCTTCGAGGATCGCCTCTTCGCGCGCGTGCTCTTCGGCGACAAGCCGTTCCTCTTCGAGGAGGCGGATCTCACCGGCGGAAGCGGCGGCGGTCTCCGCTTCCGCGATCTGCTCGTCGAGGCGCTCCACGTCTGCCCAGGAGGGCGCCTCGATCTCTTCGAACTCGAGTTCCTTCTCATTAAGGTTGATGAAGCTGAGCGGGCCGGCGCTCTCGAAGATCACCGCCTCTTCGTGCCAGTGATGCGCATCGACCTTCTGCACGCCGCCGATGGCGTTGAAGAAGGGCAGCAACGCCATCCAGTTGGCGATCCAGATGAACGTGAAAATCGTCATGACGAC
This is a stretch of genomic DNA from Dehalococcoidia bacterium. It encodes these proteins:
- the atpF gene encoding F0F1 ATP synthase subunit B, giving the protein MIILGIADLGINLPVLIAQLVNFTILLVILRLVAWGPVTKMLDDRRARIAESLSAADQAKAQAAESGRQIQDQLDASRREGQALVAQAQEIAARIQAEARTIAQTDADAMLGRARNEIQLERDQAIAELRKEFADLTIAAAEKVINESLDRNQHRRLIDETLAQSSFREKN
- the atpA gene encoding F0F1 ATP synthase subunit alpha produces the protein MAIRSEEIASIIKQQIQQFGTEVASVNVGTVVEAGDGIARVHGLSNVASSELVEFANGVMGLALNLEEDSVGIMVLGSYDEIKEGDEVRATGRIVEVPVGDAMLGRVVNALGEPIDGKGPIATTKTRAVERIAPDVTTRKSVDTPVQTGIKAIDGMIPIGRGQRELIIGDRSTGKTALAIDAIINQKGGDLLCIYVGIGQKAQKMAQTMATLEKLDALAHTVMVSATAAESAALQYLAPYAGCAIAEEWMEQGKDVLIVYDDLSKHAWAYRQVSLLLRRPPGREAYPGDVFYLHSRLLERAAKLSDELGGGSITALPIIETQANDVSAYIPTNVISITDGQIFLENDLFNAGIRPAINAGISVSRVGTAAQRKAMKQVAGQLRINMAQYRELQAFAQFGTSDLDSATRRQLERGQRAQEILKQPQYQPLSMAQQVTMFWALNNGFLDDVPVEKVQAFEAAFHKYMESNKPQTIAKISDQLTLNEEIENELKSALTEFKSSVPY
- a CDS encoding F0F1 ATP synthase subunit A, which produces MKNPRTILITVGALVLLLVGFVFVRGPKPIIEIRAEKLADIGPFPFVNTYLTSTVVVIVISLLAIWMTRNLTLIPNKAQNLLEAIVDAMYTICINTAGPENAKRFFPVVMTIFTFIWIANWMALLPFFNAIGGVQKVDAHHWHEEAVIFESAGPLSFINLNEKELEFEEIEAPSWADVERLDEQIAEAETAAASAGEIRLLEEERLVAEEHAREEAILEALHKDKVVPESVTSLDEAIQMIEADGKELGVLIPYFRSMNTDINSPLSIAIMAMIFVEFWGITALGFFKYGAKFLNFSSPINFIVGLLELVAEVARLISFTFRLFGNMLAGEILLLVMTFLAPFLVALPFYGLETFVGVIQAFVFAMLTLLFASLAVSSHEGHDELGGHDDPDRPLEGPVPVTH
- the atpG gene encoding ATP synthase F1 subunit gamma encodes the protein MASVRQIRRRVRSVTSIAKVTKAMELVAGSKMRRSQTRALQARPYADKMLEILGDLAKQQGDDETRHPFLTVRPARNVLVLFLNTNRGLAGGLPSNMNRRAASFGLEQEAPVEFVAVGAKGRDFIVRARQPLVADFSMPEYPNLIDTLPVTRVVLEEYESEKVDRVFLLYPRFVNTAVQIPTVKQILPIEPQDIADRTVEDVDYIYEPGPQEVFGELLPRYIEMTIYEAILESEASELSARMVAMRNATEAADEMIETLTLVYNKARQEQITKELLDIVGGVEAMK
- a CDS encoding four helix bundle protein, which translates into the protein MQDFRQLKVWEKSHKLALSIYEATSRFPAAERYGLTAQLRRSASSVPSNIAEGCGRGSNADLVRFLHIAMGSALEADYQLQLARDLTYLDSESHAALNAQTDEVKRMLSALIRTIGGVDSNGGSTRQPTHDLRLTTEN
- the atpE gene encoding ATP synthase F0 subunit C, encoding MGAGLAIGVGAIGPAIAIGMLTGKAMEALGRNPEAQPVIQTNMILGIAFAEAIAIYALVVAVMIGFVF
- the atpH gene encoding ATP synthase F1 subunit delta gives rise to the protein MPARSPSSRRYADAIFEIATENESWVQWSGDLQTIADFVGEADVGGLLASNRVPRGDKMRLLSAGLEREISPLAMNLVRILEDKGKLHIARDIQIVFQEKVDDARGIAHAVVTTAVPLSDDERNAIAARLSSVTGKQVNVTPVVDERIIGGLIARIGDQLIDGSTRTKLLALKRQLGASVKS